In Paracoccus fistulariae, a single window of DNA contains:
- a CDS encoding DUF2585 domain-containing protein gives MTKAPMSFRKSLPYLLTLAVIAAAAAYLLWIGREPICKCGTVKLWHGETMSSENSQHIADWYTPSHLLHGLIFYGLLWLVARRVPFGWRLLIATLIEIAWEIVENSDAVIERYRAVTISLDYYGDSVINSVADILAMVAGFFLASRLPVWASVALVIGFELLTMWVIRDGLTLNVVMLLYPLDMVRDWQAALPR, from the coding sequence ATGACGAAAGCACCCATGTCGTTTCGCAAATCCCTGCCCTATCTTCTCACCCTCGCGGTAATCGCCGCAGCCGCCGCCTATCTGCTGTGGATCGGACGAGAGCCGATCTGCAAATGCGGCACCGTCAAGCTGTGGCATGGCGAGACGATGAGTTCCGAAAATTCGCAGCATATCGCGGATTGGTACACGCCCTCGCATCTGCTGCACGGGCTGATCTTCTATGGCCTGCTGTGGCTGGTGGCGCGCCGCGTTCCCTTTGGCTGGCGCCTGCTGATCGCCACGCTGATCGAGATCGCCTGGGAGATTGTCGAGAATTCGGACGCGGTGATCGAACGCTATCGGGCCGTGACCATCTCGCTGGATTATTACGGCGACAGCGTTATTAATTCGGTGGCCGATATCCTGGCCATGGTGGCAGGCTTTTTCCTGGCTAGCCGGTTGCCGGTCTGGGCCTCGGTCGCGCTGGTCATCGGGTTCGAGCTGCTGACCATGTGGGTCATCCGCGACGGGCTGACGCTGAACGTGGTGATGCTGCTGTACCCGCTGGATATGGTGCGCGACTGGCAGGCCGCGCTGCCGCGCTAA
- a CDS encoding IS256 family transposase: protein MTISNELLDELLKGCKRPEDLLGDAGLMKELKIRLMERMLGAELTAHLGYEAGAEPPAEQTNRRNGIATKRVKGSDGEVPLSVPRDREGSFEPELVKKGQTRIDGVDDKIIGLYAAGLSVRDIQAHLEDLYGLRVSPDLISRVTDAVLDEVREWQHRALDRMYPIVIFDALRVKIRDADSRMVKNKAVYIALGVTREGDREVLGLWIADNEGAKFWLSVMNELRNRGVQDILIAVVDGLKGFPEAITAAFPETTVQTCIVHLIRHSMNFCSWKDRKAVAADLRPIYEAPTAEQAARQLGAFEEKWAGKYPSIAPAWRRAWAEVTPFYAFSAAIRKIIYTTNAVESLNRVLRKTLKTKGSFPTEEAATKLIFLAIRNFEKGGRAVREWVAARNQLAIMFAGRFDA, encoded by the coding sequence ATGACGATTTCGAACGAACTGCTGGACGAGCTGCTGAAAGGCTGCAAACGGCCTGAGGATCTGCTGGGCGACGCCGGACTGATGAAGGAACTGAAGATCCGGCTGATGGAGCGGATGCTCGGGGCCGAGTTGACGGCACATCTGGGCTATGAGGCTGGTGCGGAGCCGCCGGCTGAGCAGACCAACCGCCGGAACGGGATCGCGACGAAGAGGGTGAAGGGCTCGGACGGCGAGGTGCCGCTTTCGGTGCCGCGAGACCGGGAGGGCAGCTTCGAGCCCGAGCTGGTGAAGAAGGGCCAGACCCGGATCGATGGGGTGGATGACAAGATCATCGGGCTTTACGCTGCTGGGCTGTCGGTTCGGGACATCCAGGCCCACCTGGAAGATCTTTACGGCCTGCGGGTTTCGCCCGACCTGATCAGCCGCGTCACGGATGCCGTGCTGGACGAGGTCCGCGAGTGGCAGCACCGGGCGCTGGACCGGATGTATCCGATCGTCATTTTCGATGCCCTGCGCGTGAAGATCCGCGATGCTGACAGCCGGATGGTCAAAAACAAGGCCGTTTACATCGCCTTGGGCGTCACCCGGGAAGGGGATCGCGAGGTTCTGGGGCTCTGGATCGCCGACAACGAGGGCGCGAAGTTCTGGCTGTCGGTGATGAATGAGCTGCGCAACCGGGGCGTTCAGGACATCCTGATCGCGGTCGTGGACGGGCTGAAGGGCTTCCCCGAGGCCATCACTGCGGCCTTCCCCGAGACCACGGTCCAGACCTGCATCGTTCACCTGATCCGGCATTCGATGAACTTCTGCAGCTGGAAGGACCGCAAGGCCGTGGCGGCCGACCTGCGCCCGATTTACGAGGCCCCCACCGCTGAGCAGGCCGCCCGCCAACTGGGTGCCTTCGAGGAGAAATGGGCCGGGAAATACCCATCCATCGCCCCGGCCTGGCGCCGGGCATGGGCGGAAGTGACCCCGTTCTACGCCTTCAGCGCGGCGATCCGGAAGATCATCTACACCACGAATGCGGTGGAATCGCTGAACCGCGTGCTGCGGAAAACGCTGAAGACCAAGGGCTCGTTCCCAACCGAGGAGGCCGCAACGAAGCTGATCTTCCTCGCCATCCGCAACTTCGAAAAGGGCGGCCGCGCGGTCCGGGAATGGGTTGCGGCCCGCAATCAGCTGGCCATAATGTTCGCAGGGCGCTTCGACGCCTGA
- a CDS encoding rhodanese-related sulfurtransferase: MLTVAALYHFTRFADPEALRGPLAKTACAHGVRGTLLLAPEGINGTIAGSRAGIDAVLDHIRSLPGCADLDWKESTADSMPFGKMKVRLKREIVTMGQPDVDPTASVGHYVEAQDWNALISAPDVAVIDTRNDYEVEIGSFDGAIDPGTRSFRDFPAWWQANKHRFHNKRIAMFCTGGIRCEKSTNYLLSQGVEDVFHLKGGILKYLEEVPEAESKWQGECFVFDKRVSLGHGLTQGTHDLCHACRRPLSAADKQRSEYEEGVCCHRCADEYSDADRARFRERQKQVERGHLTL; the protein is encoded by the coding sequence ATGCTGACCGTCGCCGCCCTTTATCATTTCACGCGATTCGCCGATCCCGAGGCCCTGCGCGGGCCGCTGGCCAAAACCGCCTGCGCCCATGGCGTGCGCGGCACGCTGCTGTTGGCGCCAGAAGGGATCAACGGGACAATCGCAGGCAGCCGCGCGGGCATTGATGCCGTGCTGGACCATATTCGCAGCCTGCCCGGCTGTGCGGATCTGGACTGGAAGGAAAGCACGGCGGACAGCATGCCCTTTGGCAAGATGAAGGTGCGGCTGAAACGGGAAATCGTCACCATGGGGCAACCCGACGTCGATCCCACAGCCTCGGTCGGGCACTACGTCGAGGCGCAGGACTGGAATGCACTGATCAGCGCCCCGGATGTGGCCGTCATCGACACCCGCAACGATTACGAGGTCGAGATCGGCAGCTTTGACGGCGCCATCGACCCCGGCACCCGCAGTTTCCGCGATTTCCCCGCCTGGTGGCAGGCAAACAAGCATCGCTTCCATAACAAGCGGATCGCGATGTTCTGCACCGGCGGAATCCGTTGCGAGAAATCGACCAATTACCTGCTGTCGCAAGGGGTCGAGGATGTCTTTCACCTGAAAGGCGGCATTCTGAAATATCTGGAAGAGGTGCCCGAGGCCGAGAGCAAATGGCAGGGTGAGTGCTTTGTCTTTGACAAGCGCGTCAGCCTTGGCCACGGGTTGACGCAAGGCACCCACGATCTGTGCCACGCCTGCCGTCGTCCGCTATCCGCCGCGGACAAGCAGCGCTCGGAATACGAAGAGGGTGTCTGCTGCCACCGCTGCGCCGATGAATATAGCGACGCGGACCGCGCCCGCTTCCGCGAGCGTCAGAAACAGGTCGAGCGCGGGCATCTGACATTGTAA
- a CDS encoding NADP-dependent malic enzyme — MKDKSRRGTRITAEEALAYHKEPRPGKYDIVASTPMTTQRDLSLAYSPGVAVPVQVIADLPETAYDYTTKGNMVAVISNGTAILGLGNLGALASKPVMEGKAVLFKRFADVNAIDIELDTEDADEFINAVRLMGPTFGGINLEDIKAPECFIIEQRLKEIMDIPVFHDDQHGTAVICAAGLINALELSGKKIEDVKIVLNGAGAAGIACLELLKSMGAQHENCIMCDTKGVIYKGRTEGMNQWKSAHAIQTDLRTLEEAMKGADVFLGVSAKGAVTPEMVEGMADNPVIFAMANPDPEITPEDAHAVRPDAIVATGRSDYPNQVNNVLGFPYLFRGALDVHARAINDEMKIACAQALAQLAREDVPDEVAAAYGRKLQFGRDYIIPTPFDPRLIHVVPPAVAKAGMETGVARRPIEDMAAYTQTLRNRMDPTAAILRSMHARARQKQARMIFAEGDDPRVLRAAVAWQRNGMGQAIVIGRESDVKEKLEAAGLADAVRELNVVNAANSRHMEAYHDFLYSRLQRQGVDREDAERSANRDRHVFAALMLAHGHGDGLVTGATRKSAHVLSEMGKVFDLRPQDGAVGITSVLHKGKIVLIGDTLVHEWPEAEDLADIAMRGAQVARGLGLEPRVAFLSFSNFGYPLSERAIKMAEAPKVLDRRGVDFEYEGEMTVDVALNMDSAARYPFSRLTGPANVLVVPARHSASISVKLLQEMAGATVIGPILTGVPQPIQICSTTSTVNDILNMAAIAAGGLGQVK, encoded by the coding sequence ATGAAAGACAAATCGCGCCGCGGCACACGCATCACAGCGGAAGAGGCACTTGCCTATCACAAAGAGCCGCGTCCGGGGAAATACGACATTGTCGCCTCGACCCCGATGACGACGCAGCGCGATCTGTCGCTGGCCTATTCGCCGGGCGTGGCCGTGCCGGTGCAGGTCATCGCGGACCTGCCCGAAACCGCCTATGACTATACCACCAAGGGCAATATGGTCGCCGTGATCAGCAATGGCACGGCGATTCTGGGTCTGGGCAATCTGGGGGCGCTGGCCTCGAAACCGGTGATGGAGGGCAAGGCGGTTCTGTTCAAGCGCTTTGCCGACGTGAATGCCATCGATATCGAGCTGGACACCGAAGATGCGGACGAGTTCATCAATGCCGTCCGGCTGATGGGTCCGACCTTTGGCGGGATCAATCTGGAAGACATCAAGGCGCCGGAATGTTTCATCATCGAGCAGCGCCTGAAAGAGATCATGGATATCCCGGTGTTCCATGACGATCAGCACGGAACCGCCGTGATTTGCGCTGCCGGCCTGATCAATGCGCTGGAACTGTCGGGCAAGAAGATCGAGGATGTGAAGATCGTCCTGAACGGGGCAGGCGCGGCGGGCATTGCCTGCCTTGAACTGCTGAAATCCATGGGCGCGCAGCACGAAAACTGCATCATGTGCGACACCAAGGGGGTCATCTACAAGGGCCGGACCGAGGGCATGAACCAGTGGAAATCGGCCCATGCCATCCAGACCGACCTGCGGACGCTGGAAGAGGCGATGAAGGGCGCGGATGTGTTTCTGGGTGTCTCGGCCAAGGGGGCGGTCACGCCGGAAATGGTCGAGGGCATGGCCGATAATCCGGTCATTTTCGCCATGGCCAATCCCGACCCGGAAATCACCCCCGAGGATGCCCATGCCGTCCGCCCCGATGCCATCGTCGCCACCGGGCGCAGCGACTATCCCAATCAGGTCAATAACGTCCTGGGCTTCCCCTATCTGTTCCGCGGTGCGCTGGACGTCCATGCCCGCGCCATCAATGACGAGATGAAGATCGCCTGTGCCCAGGCGCTGGCCCAGCTTGCGCGCGAGGATGTCCCCGATGAGGTCGCCGCCGCCTATGGCCGCAAGCTGCAATTCGGCCGCGACTATATCATCCCGACGCCCTTTGACCCGCGCCTGATCCATGTCGTGCCGCCCGCCGTGGCCAAAGCCGGGATGGAAACCGGCGTGGCCCGCCGCCCCATCGAGGATATGGCCGCCTATACCCAGACCCTGCGCAACCGGATGGATCCGACGGCCGCCATTCTGCGCAGCATGCATGCCCGCGCCCGTCAGAAACAGGCCCGGATGATCTTTGCCGAAGGCGACGATCCCCGCGTCCTGCGCGCCGCCGTCGCGTGGCAGCGCAATGGCATGGGGCAGGCCATCGTTATCGGCCGCGAAAGCGATGTGAAGGAAAAGCTGGAGGCCGCGGGCCTGGCCGATGCCGTGCGCGAATTGAACGTCGTGAACGCCGCCAATTCCCGGCATATGGAGGCATATCACGATTTCCTCTATTCCCGCCTACAGCGTCAGGGCGTGGACCGCGAAGACGCCGAACGCTCGGCCAATCGCGACCGCCATGTCTTTGCCGCGCTGATGCTGGCGCATGGGCATGGTGACGGTCTGGTCACCGGCGCGACCCGCAAAAGCGCGCATGTGCTGTCGGAAATGGGCAAGGTCTTCGACCTGCGCCCGCAGGATGGCGCGGTGGGCATCACCAGCGTGCTGCATAAGGGCAAGATCGTGCTGATCGGCGACACGCTGGTCCATGAATGGCCCGAGGCCGAGGATCTGGCCGATATCGCCATGCGCGGCGCGCAGGTCGCCCGTGGTCTGGGGCTGGAGCCCCGCGTGGCCTTCCTGTCCTTCTCGAATTTCGGCTATCCGCTGAGTGAGCGCGCGATCAAGATGGCCGAGGCGCCCAAGGTTCTGGACAGGCGCGGCGTCGATTTCGAATATGAGGGCGAAATGACCGTGGATGTCGCGCTGAACATGGATTCGGCCGCACGCTATCCGTTCAGCCGCCTGACCGGCCCGGCCAATGTGCTGGTCGTGCCCGCGCGGCATTCGGCCTCGATCTCGGTCAAGCTGTTGCAGGAAATGGCGGGCGCGACGGTGATAGGCCCGATCCTGACGGGCGTGCCGCAACCGATCCAGATCTGTTCGACCACCTCGACGGTGAATGACATCCTGAACATGGCCGCCATCGCCGCCGGCGGTCTGGGTCAGGTCAAGTGA
- a CDS encoding SDR family oxidoreductase yields the protein MSQVFIVGGAGQVGRHLSRRLAQGGHRVLALHRKPDQAAALADLGATPVRGDLTGLTVEALAELMAGSDVVVFSAGAGGKGGPELTDAIDGDGFRLALQAAKLAGVPRFLQVSAFPEAGRGRALNERFENYMRIKKATDVELAASDLDWVILRPGTLTDEPGDGRIRAGLAVPYGNISRDNVAATLAALVDQPGVSRRIIELTDGDQSAEEAMQALIRD from the coding sequence ATGTCACAGGTGTTTATCGTGGGCGGCGCGGGGCAGGTGGGGCGTCATCTGTCGCGGCGTCTGGCGCAAGGCGGTCATCGCGTGCTGGCGCTGCATCGAAAGCCGGATCAGGCGGCTGCGCTTGCCGATCTGGGCGCCACGCCGGTGCGGGGCGATCTGACCGGGCTGACGGTCGAGGCACTTGCAGAGCTGATGGCGGGCAGCGATGTCGTGGTCTTTTCCGCCGGGGCAGGCGGCAAGGGCGGGCCAGAGCTGACCGATGCCATCGATGGCGACGGGTTTCGCCTTGCGCTGCAGGCCGCGAAGCTGGCGGGTGTGCCACGCTTTCTGCAGGTATCCGCCTTCCCCGAGGCGGGGCGCGGGCGCGCGCTGAATGAGCGTTTCGAAAACTACATGCGCATCAAGAAGGCCACGGATGTCGAACTGGCCGCAAGCGATCTGGATTGGGTGATCCTGCGCCCCGGCACGCTGACGGATGAGCCGGGCGACGGGCGGATCCGTGCGGGTCTGGCCGTGCCCTATGGCAATATCAGCCGCGACAATGTGGCGGCGACGCTGGCTGCGCTGGTGGATCAGCCGGGCGTCAGCCGCAGGATCATCGAACTGACCGATGGCGACCAGTCGGCCGAGGAGGCGATGCAGGCCCTGATCCGCGATTAG
- the pepT gene encoding peptidase T has translation MSRQFDQEVEARLVRYAAIDSQSDASSASSPSTEIQFDMLRLLQTELTEMGASDVQLTDYGVVLASIPGTAPGPTVGLLAHVDTAPQFNATGVRPRVLRGYNGGEITFPDDPALVLSPEEFPYLGRKIGHDIITASGTTLLGADDKADVAIIMTAIRHLLANPDLPHPPIRVAFTPDEEIGRGVDPRLPQDLGADFAYTFDGGAVGEIEYESFSADGAEIVIRGVSIHPGWAKGKMVNAVTLAAKVIAMLPQSTMTPEVTDGRDGFIHATEMRGGSTEMRISLILRDFEMEGLQQKGDLLQKICAAVQASEPRAEITCTITPQYRNMRYWLEKDMTPVDLAYQACRKAGLEPVSVPIRGGTDGSRLTEMGVPTPNLFTGMQNIHGPLEWVSVQDMSKATEFCVNLMAAAVK, from the coding sequence ATGTCCCGCCAGTTCGATCAGGAAGTCGAAGCGCGTCTTGTCCGTTACGCCGCCATCGACAGTCAAAGCGACGCCTCTTCCGCCAGCTCGCCCAGTACCGAGATCCAGTTCGACATGCTGCGCCTGCTGCAAACCGAACTGACCGAAATGGGGGCCAGCGATGTGCAACTGACCGATTACGGCGTGGTGCTGGCCAGCATTCCGGGCACGGCGCCCGGCCCGACCGTAGGGCTGCTGGCCCATGTCGATACCGCGCCGCAATTCAACGCCACGGGCGTCAGGCCACGGGTGCTGCGCGGCTATAACGGCGGTGAGATCACCTTTCCCGACGATCCCGCGCTGGTGCTGTCGCCAGAGGAATTCCCCTATCTGGGCCGGAAGATCGGGCATGACATCATCACCGCCTCGGGGACGACATTGCTGGGGGCGGATGACAAGGCGGATGTGGCGATCATCATGACGGCGATCCGGCATCTGCTGGCCAATCCCGATCTGCCGCATCCCCCGATCCGTGTGGCATTTACCCCGGATGAAGAGATCGGCCGCGGCGTCGATCCGCGCCTGCCGCAGGATCTGGGCGCCGATTTCGCCTATACGTTCGATGGCGGCGCCGTGGGCGAGATCGAATATGAGAGCTTTTCGGCGGACGGGGCCGAGATCGTGATCCGGGGCGTCTCGATCCATCCCGGCTGGGCCAAGGGCAAGATGGTCAATGCGGTCACGCTGGCGGCGAAGGTGATCGCGATGCTGCCGCAATCCACCATGACGCCCGAAGTCACCGATGGCCGCGACGGCTTCATCCACGCCACCGAGATGCGCGGCGGCTCGACCGAGATGCGCATCAGCCTGATCCTGCGCGATTTCGAGATGGAGGGCCTGCAGCAGAAAGGCGATCTGCTGCAGAAGATCTGCGCCGCCGTTCAGGCATCCGAGCCGCGGGCCGAGATCACCTGCACCATCACCCCGCAATATCGCAATATGCGTTACTGGCTGGAAAAGGACATGACGCCGGTGGATCTGGCCTATCAGGCCTGCCGCAAGGCGGGGCTGGAGCCGGTTTCCGTTCCCATTCGCGGCGGCACCGACGGATCGCGCCTGACGGAAATGGGCGTGCCGACGCCGAACCTGTTCACCGGCATGCAGAACATCCACGGCCCGCTGGAATGGGTGTCGGTGCAGGACATGTCCAAGGCCACGGAATTCTGCGTCAACCTGATGGCGGCGGCGGTGAAATAG
- a CDS encoding M10 family metallopeptidase translates to MGHIRYTEFQTLPNTIAGILERKSWGDAITYAFPRAFGVYGFYPQAEGLPSEGNGFARLSESARRGALTILEDKGVAGGFSIEGLTQAQIRPGPADNATIRLAYTGMKTDDLLYYGYSWAPHNDNDYDGWLGLYAQRSGDVWLNPRFNRDLEPGNRAWYVTMHEIGHAVGIKHPHEGDDQLPFRLQNMSNTVMSYSAYSGAGNSFSDNSIDYPQTYMRSDIKALQHIYGADYSTNSGDTVYEWRPGNGDTLIDGEVAISPGDNTIFLTIWDGGGRDTYDLSAYRTRLNVDLRAGRASDFGTDQDADLGNGRSADGMVYNAYLYRNDRRALIEDAIGGAAADRIIGNVADNELHGRGGADRLIGLKGDDSLRGGGGADTLIGGNGDDLLIGDRGGDLLRGGGGSDTVSYAASGRQVTVNLFAGMGRGGDARGDRYLSIENIEGSRKHDVLIGSARDNDISGLSGRDRIDGRGGDDVLTGGGGADVFVFGRGRTGEDHITDFGFRGQDDRIKLTGFGGYRDYDQLVENMQQREFEVVITDSDGDLIIIWGATLEDLGHDDFLFA, encoded by the coding sequence ATGGGCCACATCAGATACACAGAGTTTCAGACACTCCCCAACACCATCGCCGGCATCTTGGAGAGAAAGAGCTGGGGCGATGCGATCACCTATGCTTTCCCCAGAGCGTTCGGCGTCTATGGCTTTTACCCCCAGGCAGAAGGTCTTCCCAGCGAAGGCAACGGTTTCGCGCGGCTGAGCGAAAGCGCAAGGCGCGGTGCCCTGACCATCCTGGAGGATAAGGGCGTCGCCGGAGGCTTCTCAATCGAGGGGCTGACCCAGGCCCAGATCCGCCCCGGACCTGCCGACAACGCAACCATCCGGCTGGCCTATACTGGCATGAAGACGGATGATCTGCTGTATTACGGCTATTCCTGGGCACCGCATAACGATAACGATTACGATGGCTGGCTGGGCCTGTATGCCCAACGCTCGGGCGATGTCTGGCTGAATCCCCGGTTCAATCGCGATCTCGAACCGGGCAACCGGGCCTGGTACGTCACCATGCATGAGATCGGGCATGCCGTCGGCATCAAGCACCCGCATGAGGGTGATGACCAGCTGCCGTTCCGCTTGCAGAACATGTCGAACACGGTGATGAGCTATTCTGCCTATTCGGGCGCGGGCAACAGCTTTTCGGACAATTCGATCGACTATCCGCAGACTTACATGCGTTCGGACATCAAGGCGCTGCAACATATCTATGGCGCCGATTACAGCACCAATTCCGGCGATACGGTCTATGAATGGCGGCCCGGAAACGGCGACACGCTCATCGACGGAGAGGTTGCGATCTCGCCCGGCGATAATACGATCTTCCTGACCATCTGGGATGGGGGCGGGCGCGATACCTATGATCTGTCGGCCTATCGGACCCGGCTGAATGTCGATCTGCGCGCCGGTCGCGCGTCGGATTTCGGCACGGATCAGGATGCCGATCTGGGCAATGGGCGCAGTGCCGATGGCATGGTCTATAACGCCTATCTGTATCGCAATGACCGGCGGGCGCTGATCGAGGACGCGATTGGTGGCGCGGCGGCCGACAGGATCATCGGCAATGTCGCCGATAATGAATTGCACGGGCGCGGCGGTGCTGACCGGCTGATCGGCCTGAAAGGGGATGATAGCTTGCGCGGTGGCGGCGGCGCCGACACGCTGATCGGCGGCAATGGTGACGACCTGCTGATCGGCGACCGGGGCGGCGATCTGCTGCGTGGTGGCGGCGGTTCGGATACGGTGTCCTATGCCGCGTCAGGTCGTCAGGTGACCGTCAATCTCTTCGCGGGGATGGGTCGGGGCGGCGACGCGCGCGGCGACCGCTATCTCTCGATCGAGAATATCGAGGGCTCGCGGAAACACGACGTGCTGATCGGCAGCGCCCGGGATAACGACATTTCGGGCCTGAGCGGTCGGGATCGGATCGATGGCCGGGGCGGTGACGATGTGCTGACCGGTGGCGGGGGCGCGGATGTCTTTGTCTTCGGCAGGGGCCGCACGGGTGAAGATCACATCACTGATTTCGGCTTTCGTGGCCAGGATGATCGCATCAAGCTGACCGGATTTGGCGGCTATCGCGATTACGACCAGCTTGTCGAAAACATGCAGCAGCGCGAATTCGAGGTCGTGATCACCGACAGCGACGGCGATCTTATCATTATCTGGGGTGCCACGCTGGAGGATCTGGGCCACGACGATTTCCTCTTTGCCTGA
- the thiC gene encoding phosphomethylpyrimidine synthase ThiC, with product MNQPAPTITTGPLPASRKVHLPGSLHDIRVPLREIALSDEAPLTVYDSSGPYTDPECQTDIASGLPDLRGAWLRARGDTQAYAGRAVTDADNGFAQGKRLTPRFPVSRQPQRARDGGAVTQLAYARAGIITAEMEYVAIRENEGRLAAAARDGESFGAELPDLVTPEFVRAEIAAGRAIIPANINHPELEPMIIGRNFKVKINANIGNSAVTSSMEEEVEKMVWAIRWGADTVMDLSTGRNIHNIRDWIIRNAPVPIGTVPLYQALEKVGGIAEDLTWEIFRDTLIEQAEQGVDYFTIHAGVRLHIIPMTAKRVTGIVSRGGSIMAKWCLHHHRESFLYEHFEEICDIARAYDVSFSLGDGLRPGSIADANDEAQFAELRTLGELTRIAWARDCQVMIEGPGHVPMHKIKANMEEQLKHCHEAPFYTLGPLTTDIAPGYDHITSAIGAAMIGWFGTAMLCYVTPKEHLGLPDRDDVKTGVITYKLAAHAADLAKGHPGAQRRDDALSRARFEFRWQDQFNLGLDPDTAREMHDETMPAEAHKVAHFCSMCGPKFCSMRISHDIRAQAEQQAGMDRMAELFREGGALYVPQKQDEPVD from the coding sequence ATGAACCAGCCCGCCCCCACCATCACCACCGGCCCGCTGCCCGCCTCGCGCAAGGTGCATCTGCCCGGCAGCTTGCACGATATCCGCGTGCCCTTGCGCGAAATCGCCCTCTCGGACGAGGCGCCGCTGACCGTCTATGACAGCTCTGGACCCTATACCGACCCGGAATGTCAGACCGACATCGCCAGCGGCCTGCCCGATCTGCGCGGCGCCTGGCTGCGGGCGCGGGGCGATACACAGGCCTATGCCGGGCGCGCCGTCACCGATGCCGATAACGGCTTTGCGCAGGGCAAGCGCCTGACCCCCCGCTTCCCCGTCAGCCGCCAGCCCCAGCGCGCCCGGGACGGCGGCGCGGTCACCCAGCTTGCCTATGCCCGCGCAGGCATCATCACCGCCGAAATGGAATATGTCGCGATCCGCGAAAACGAAGGTCGTCTGGCCGCCGCCGCGCGCGATGGCGAAAGCTTCGGCGCCGAATTGCCCGATCTGGTCACCCCCGAATTCGTCCGCGCCGAAATCGCCGCAGGCCGCGCCATCATCCCGGCCAATATCAACCATCCAGAGCTTGAGCCGATGATCATCGGCCGCAATTTCAAGGTCAAGATCAACGCCAATATCGGCAATTCCGCCGTCACCTCGTCGATGGAGGAAGAGGTCGAGAAGATGGTCTGGGCGATCCGCTGGGGGGCCGATACGGTGATGGACCTGTCCACGGGTCGCAACATTCACAACATCCGCGACTGGATCATCCGCAACGCGCCGGTGCCGATCGGCACCGTACCGCTCTATCAGGCGCTGGAGAAGGTCGGCGGCATTGCCGAGGACCTGACATGGGAGATTTTCCGCGACACCCTGATCGAGCAGGCCGAACAGGGCGTGGATTACTTTACCATCCATGCCGGTGTCCGCCTGCACATTATCCCGATGACGGCGAAACGCGTCACCGGCATCGTGTCCCGCGGCGGCTCGATCATGGCGAAATGGTGCCTGCATCACCACCGCGAGAGCTTTCTCTACGAGCATTTCGAAGAAATCTGCGACATTGCCCGCGCCTATGATGTCAGCTTCTCACTGGGCGACGGGCTTCGTCCGGGCAGCATCGCCGACGCCAATGACGAGGCACAATTCGCCGAGCTGCGCACTTTGGGAGAGCTGACCCGGATCGCCTGGGCCAGGGATTGTCAGGTGATGATTGAAGGCCCCGGCCACGTGCCCATGCACAAGATCAAGGCGAATATGGAAGAGCAGCTGAAACATTGCCACGAAGCGCCCTTTTATACGCTTGGGCCGCTGACGACGGATATCGCCCCCGGCTATGACCATATCACCAGCGCCATCGGCGCCGCCATGATCGGCTGGTTCGGCACGGCCATGCTCTGCTATGTCACGCCCAAGGAACATCTGGGCCTGCCCGACCGCGACGATGTGAAAACCGGCGTCATCACCTACAAGCTGGCGGCCCATGCGGCGGATCTGGCCAAGGGTCACCCGGGCGCGCAACGCCGCGACGACGCGCTGAGCCGCGCCCGCTTCGAATTCCGCTGGCAGGATCAGTTCAACCTCGGTCTGGACCCCGATACCGCGCGAGAGATGCATGATGAAACCATGCCAGCCGAGGCGCATAAGGTCGCGCATTTCTGCTCGATGTGCGGGCCGAAATTCTGCTCCATGCGCATCTCGCATGACATCCGGGCACAGGCCGAGCAGCAGGCGGGCATGGACAGGATGGCCGAGCTGTTCCGCGAAGGCGGCGCGCTTTATGTGCCGCAGAAACAGGATGAACCCGTCGACTAG